One part of the Phycisphaerae bacterium genome encodes these proteins:
- the paaJ gene encoding phenylacetate-CoA oxygenase subunit PaaJ: protein MSTTQQSATTLLRVRRAIESVTDPEIPILSVVDLGIIPDIRVQQVDGRTRVEVDMCPTFAGCPALDVMRSSIKSAVEEAGFDDVTVHVVFDPPWTSDRISLEGLRKLKEFGLAPPTHCNGSMKEDMLHQVSCPFCSSNNTTLESIFGPTLCRAIHYCNDCLQSFEQFKPV, encoded by the coding sequence ATGAGCACGACTCAACAGTCAGCGACGACGTTGTTGCGGGTCCGGCGCGCGATTGAATCCGTGACCGACCCCGAAATTCCGATTCTCTCCGTCGTTGACCTGGGCATCATTCCCGATATCCGGGTTCAGCAAGTCGATGGTCGCACGCGCGTCGAGGTCGACATGTGCCCCACTTTCGCCGGCTGCCCGGCGCTCGATGTGATGCGATCCAGCATCAAATCCGCCGTGGAAGAAGCGGGTTTCGACGATGTGACCGTCCATGTCGTCTTCGATCCGCCCTGGACCAGCGATCGCATCAGCCTCGAAGGGCTGCGCAAGCTGAAGGAGTTCGGGCTTGCACCGCCGACTCACTGCAACGGGTCCATGAAAGAGGACATGCTGCACCAGGTGTCCTGCCCATTCTGCTCCTCCAATAACACCACGCTGGAATCGATTTTCGGCCCGACACTCTGCCGCGCGATTCACTACTGCAATGACTGCCTCCAGTCGTTTGAACAATTCAAGCCGGTATAA
- a CDS encoding SIMPL domain-containing protein yields MEYNIRFNFAAAAALVTLAAIVGAISSTVVASRAYVARGEQSLKAEQIITVKGSTRKRIRSDQAVWDISVRGEDKELKAAFGILDQSVTRVRQFLDQQGFKAGEIGMSSISTIEHHVRDAKGNETREISGYSLVRGFTVTTTDVDRVARAAGEVTQLIQEGILVFSCSPAYYYSDLAKLKVELMADAAKDARARADNIANETGCRVAEVRSAQMGVLQVTQPLSTEVTDWGTYDTSTIDKDVQVVVTVKFRIESGG; encoded by the coding sequence GTGGAATACAACATTCGTTTCAATTTTGCTGCGGCCGCCGCTCTCGTTACCCTGGCGGCAATCGTCGGCGCGATCAGCAGCACCGTCGTGGCCTCACGTGCCTACGTCGCACGGGGAGAGCAGAGCCTTAAGGCGGAACAGATCATCACGGTCAAAGGATCGACTCGCAAGCGAATTCGATCCGATCAGGCCGTTTGGGATATCAGCGTTCGCGGCGAGGACAAGGAGCTCAAGGCGGCTTTCGGAATACTCGACCAGAGCGTGACTCGCGTTCGGCAGTTTCTCGATCAGCAGGGATTCAAGGCCGGCGAAATCGGGATGTCATCGATCAGCACCATCGAACACCATGTTCGCGATGCAAAGGGCAACGAGACGCGGGAAATCAGCGGATACAGCCTCGTGCGAGGCTTCACGGTCACGACGACCGATGTGGATCGCGTCGCCCGGGCTGCCGGCGAGGTGACACAACTGATTCAGGAGGGAATCCTCGTGTTCTCCTGTTCGCCGGCCTATTACTACAGCGATCTGGCAAAGCTCAAGGTCGAGCTGATGGCCGACGCCGCGAAGGATGCGCGCGCCCGCGCGGACAATATCGCGAATGAAACCGGTTGCCGGGTGGCCGAGGTGCGATCGGCGCAGATGGGTGTGCTCCAGGTGACGCAGCCACTGTCGACCGAAGTGACCGACTGGGGAACCTACGACACCTCAACGATCGACAAGGACGTGCAGGTCGTCGTGACGGTCAAGTTCCGGATTGAGTCCGGCGGCTGA
- the preA gene encoding NAD-dependent dihydropyrimidine dehydrogenase subunit PreA has protein sequence MSPDLSISFCGVRAPNPFWLASAPPTNSGYQIRRAFEAGWGGAVWKTLNHEPIVNVSSRYGAIDYDGRKVAGLNNIELITDRSLEDNLREIREIKREFPGHAVFVSLMVESKRETWHDIVKRTQDTGCDGVELNFGCPHGMSERGMGSAVGQVPEYAEMITSWVKEAATIPVMVKLTPNITDVRAVARAAKQGGADAVSLINTINSIMGIDLDTFGPRPAVAGKGSHGGYCGPAVKPIALNMVSAIATDPDCKGLPISGIGGIQAWQDALEFMLLGAGSVQVCTAVMHYGFRIVEHMISGMTNWMREKRFARVTDFQGKAAPNIVDWGDLDLSYKVVAEIDQSKCVHCGLCYIACEDGCHQSIKWEKMPLADFEKSYGANGSFINPNMEATRSGGVNCLPGAGDGYVGIFTINQDTCVGCNMCSLVCPVQSCISMKERPSGLPSMTWKEYQRKLAAGEVQKIKPPEHV, from the coding sequence ATGTCGCCCGATCTATCCATCTCGTTTTGCGGAGTCCGAGCTCCGAATCCCTTCTGGCTGGCTTCGGCCCCGCCGACCAACAGCGGCTATCAGATTCGCCGCGCCTTCGAAGCCGGCTGGGGAGGCGCCGTGTGGAAAACACTGAACCACGAGCCGATCGTGAATGTCTCCTCCCGGTACGGCGCGATTGACTACGACGGTCGAAAAGTGGCCGGGCTGAACAACATTGAGCTGATAACCGATCGTTCACTTGAAGACAATCTCCGCGAGATTCGTGAGATCAAGCGGGAGTTTCCCGGCCATGCCGTCTTCGTTTCCCTCATGGTTGAGTCCAAACGGGAGACCTGGCATGACATCGTGAAGCGAACGCAGGACACGGGCTGTGACGGCGTCGAGCTGAACTTTGGCTGCCCGCACGGCATGAGCGAACGCGGCATGGGATCGGCCGTCGGGCAAGTGCCCGAATACGCGGAGATGATCACGAGCTGGGTCAAGGAAGCTGCAACGATTCCGGTCATGGTGAAGCTCACGCCGAACATCACGGATGTCCGCGCCGTGGCCCGGGCGGCCAAACAGGGCGGCGCTGATGCGGTCTCGCTGATCAACACCATCAACAGCATCATGGGCATCGATCTCGACACCTTTGGTCCGAGGCCGGCCGTCGCCGGGAAAGGTTCGCACGGCGGCTACTGCGGCCCCGCCGTCAAACCGATCGCGCTCAACATGGTGTCAGCCATCGCAACCGATCCGGACTGCAAGGGATTGCCGATCAGCGGAATCGGCGGGATTCAGGCATGGCAGGACGCGCTGGAGTTCATGCTGCTCGGTGCGGGTAGCGTGCAGGTCTGCACCGCGGTAATGCACTACGGCTTCCGGATTGTGGAACACATGATCAGCGGAATGACGAACTGGATGCGCGAGAAGCGATTTGCCCGCGTGACGGATTTTCAGGGCAAAGCGGCGCCGAACATTGTGGACTGGGGCGATCTGGACCTCAGCTACAAGGTTGTGGCTGAAATCGATCAATCGAAATGCGTGCACTGCGGGCTGTGCTACATCGCCTGCGAGGACGGGTGCCACCAATCGATCAAATGGGAAAAAATGCCTCTGGCCGACTTCGAGAAGTCGTATGGTGCGAATGGCTCATTCATCAATCCCAACATGGAGGCAACCCGCAGCGGCGGGGTCAACTGTCTCCCCGGCGCTGGCGATGGTTACGTCGGGATCTTTACGATCAATCAAGACACCTGCGTGGGCTGCAACATGTGCTCCCTCGTGTGCCCGGTGCAGAGTTGCATTTCGATGAAAGAGCGACCAAGCGGGCTGCCAAGCATGACATGGAAGGAATACCAGCGGAAGCTGGCCGCCGGAGAAGTGCAGAAAATCAAGCCGCCCGAACATGTATGA
- a CDS encoding FtsX-like permease family protein, which produces MTFGLLQLRGLRHHWRMHLTLAICSAVGTAALTGALLVGDSMRGSLREHALRRLGPVQTALRGARFLRAEVAHAVGGAGVVMLQGSVEHAQRRLRANRVQIIGADAGFGALWGQAGSDLRPNDGAQLIDMLTSDDRSVVLNQSLATKISATVGDDVLLRLTRASTVPTESVLGRPDEAAASLRLTVRGVIDDTGLGGFSLDFNQGGVLNAFVPLAAIQRSIDRDGRVNAILCGLEGQSTGADALPSSRGTSASNVIHTLNDRLAHAISPADFDLRIVSYDVPSHLAVESERLLLDPQMESAVERAAERVQARVGRVLTYLANDIALSGTSTDTGRSVPYSVVAAMDQTAIDLLLPQIAPQWNSVGPDGIVFCDWIVGQLGPATSDHSRAKMTYYVSGAVGGELAESTHDFTVIAERYASADLAPVGLLPAYRGITDAATLSAWNPPSQFRIDLKRITPADESYWKQFRGTPKALIALATGQRLWTDRDPQHGRLTSMRIATPESMTSADFRHQFEAALTAELNPERVGVTFDDIRARATAAGQGSTDFGMLFISFSFFIIAAAGMLIGLVFRLNLERRASEIGLLAALGFPQRVIGRLFFTEGAIVAAVGGVLGTAGAALYAWLMVAGLRTWWVDAVGATFLGLHLSMISLSVGLASSFLIAAGSLKIAMRGLSRHSPRALLSGTATIDDEVVSNAKKPELIERRAAWPGRRASRWAIRTLLVAALVGVGAIVAAIATDAVPAVTAFFVCGTALLVAGLAALAILIGRPPTSVIYRGGLGAIVRLSVRNASRRRSRTLTTAALLSCAAFVIIAVGAARHTEGGGALARDGGTGGYSEIMEASIPLPFDPAIESGRENLGISDATAALLTGSTIMPLRLKPGDDASCLNLYSVARPRILGAPASFIDRGGFRFQSSLARTAEERGNPWTLLRHPIADGAIPAIGDANALTWLLKIGLGDDFVVADEAGRQRRLRIVGMLSGSVLQSELIVSEDSFKDLYPSASGFGLVLMATATEKSREVLEHLQRDLSRYGVDAELTLARLNRYRAVENTYMAAFQTLGGIGLMMGTLGLAAVMLRNITERRGEFALIRALGFSRRRVELMVFAENASVLSTGLLIGVVAAISAVLPHILSRPHDVDWKSLAWTIAAVFVIGLSAGGLAVRAAARAPILGALRSE; this is translated from the coding sequence GCGCGAACCGCGTGCAGATCATCGGCGCCGACGCAGGTTTTGGTGCGCTCTGGGGACAGGCAGGCAGCGATCTGCGGCCCAACGACGGCGCACAATTGATCGACATGCTGACGTCGGATGATCGGTCGGTCGTTTTGAATCAATCACTCGCGACCAAAATAAGCGCGACTGTTGGTGACGATGTGCTGCTTCGGCTCACGCGGGCTTCGACCGTGCCGACGGAAAGCGTGCTGGGTCGGCCGGATGAGGCGGCTGCATCGCTGCGATTGACCGTACGCGGGGTCATCGACGATACCGGCCTCGGGGGCTTTTCGCTCGATTTCAACCAGGGCGGAGTCCTCAACGCATTTGTTCCGCTCGCGGCGATCCAGCGATCGATCGATCGAGATGGCCGTGTCAACGCGATCCTGTGCGGCCTGGAGGGGCAGTCCACGGGTGCCGATGCCTTGCCATCGAGCCGCGGGACATCCGCATCAAATGTGATACACACGCTGAACGACCGGCTGGCCCACGCGATCTCGCCGGCTGATTTCGACCTTCGCATCGTGTCGTATGATGTTCCGTCCCACCTCGCGGTGGAGTCTGAGCGTCTGCTGCTGGATCCGCAGATGGAATCGGCGGTCGAACGAGCGGCCGAACGGGTTCAGGCCCGTGTGGGTCGTGTCCTGACCTACCTTGCAAACGACATCGCGCTTTCCGGAACAAGCACGGACACCGGACGATCGGTTCCTTACTCCGTCGTCGCGGCGATGGATCAGACCGCGATTGACCTGCTGCTGCCGCAAATCGCGCCGCAATGGAACTCCGTCGGACCCGACGGCATTGTTTTCTGCGATTGGATCGTGGGTCAGCTTGGACCGGCGACGAGCGATCATTCCCGCGCGAAGATGACATATTACGTTAGCGGCGCGGTCGGCGGAGAACTGGCGGAATCGACACACGACTTCACCGTGATTGCGGAACGGTACGCATCCGCCGATCTGGCGCCGGTCGGCCTGTTGCCCGCGTATCGGGGCATCACCGATGCGGCGACGCTTTCAGCATGGAATCCGCCAAGCCAGTTTCGGATCGACCTGAAGCGCATCACGCCGGCCGATGAGTCCTATTGGAAACAATTCAGGGGCACGCCCAAGGCGCTGATTGCGCTTGCGACCGGCCAGCGACTCTGGACCGATCGAGATCCGCAGCACGGTCGACTCACTTCGATGCGAATCGCTACACCTGAATCGATGACGTCGGCGGATTTCCGGCATCAATTCGAAGCGGCGCTGACGGCGGAACTGAACCCGGAGCGGGTCGGCGTGACATTTGACGATATCCGGGCTAGGGCGACCGCCGCCGGCCAGGGCAGCACCGATTTCGGTATGCTCTTCATCTCGTTCAGCTTCTTCATCATCGCGGCCGCGGGCATGTTGATCGGCCTGGTTTTTCGGCTCAACCTGGAGCGGCGGGCTTCGGAGATTGGCTTGCTGGCGGCGCTGGGATTCCCTCAGCGGGTGATCGGCCGGCTCTTTTTCACGGAGGGAGCAATTGTCGCGGCTGTGGGCGGCGTGTTGGGTACGGCCGGTGCGGCGTTGTATGCGTGGCTGATGGTGGCCGGGCTGAGGACATGGTGGGTGGATGCAGTCGGCGCGACATTTCTTGGACTGCATCTTTCGATGATTAGTTTGTCCGTCGGATTGGCGTCGTCATTTCTTATTGCGGCGGGGTCGCTGAAGATCGCCATGCGCGGCCTGTCGAGGCACTCGCCCCGGGCGCTCCTGTCTGGCACGGCGACCATTGATGACGAGGTTGTCTCCAATGCGAAAAAGCCGGAGTTGATCGAGCGCCGCGCGGCATGGCCCGGACGGCGCGCGAGCCGCTGGGCGATCCGCACGTTGCTGGTGGCCGCGCTGGTCGGAGTGGGCGCGATCGTCGCGGCAATAGCTACAGACGCGGTGCCCGCGGTCACGGCGTTTTTTGTCTGTGGGACCGCGCTACTGGTGGCCGGACTGGCGGCGTTGGCGATTCTGATTGGGCGACCGCCGACATCCGTGATTTATCGCGGCGGACTCGGAGCGATCGTTCGGCTGAGCGTGCGAAATGCGAGTCGCCGGCGCAGTCGAACATTGACGACGGCAGCGCTGCTGTCATGTGCGGCGTTCGTCATTATTGCCGTCGGAGCCGCGCGCCACACCGAGGGCGGCGGTGCATTGGCCAGGGATGGCGGCACGGGCGGATACTCTGAGATCATGGAAGCCTCCATTCCGCTACCGTTCGATCCGGCAATTGAATCAGGTCGCGAGAATCTCGGCATCTCGGACGCGACGGCTGCCTTGCTGACGGGAAGCACGATCATGCCCTTGCGACTCAAGCCGGGTGACGATGCCAGTTGCCTGAACCTGTACAGCGTGGCGCGGCCTCGAATTCTCGGCGCGCCGGCCTCATTCATCGATCGAGGCGGTTTTCGATTTCAGTCCAGTCTGGCTCGAACGGCGGAAGAACGGGGCAATCCGTGGACGTTGCTCCGCCATCCGATCGCAGACGGCGCAATTCCCGCGATCGGCGATGCCAACGCGTTGACATGGCTGCTCAAGATCGGACTGGGGGATGATTTTGTCGTGGCCGACGAAGCGGGGCGGCAGCGGCGGCTGCGAATTGTCGGAATGCTCTCAGGCAGCGTGCTCCAAAGTGAGTTAATCGTGTCGGAAGACTCGTTCAAGGATCTTTACCCGTCCGCGTCGGGTTTCGGACTCGTCCTCATGGCGACAGCGACCGAAAAGTCGCGCGAGGTCCTCGAACATCTTCAACGCGATCTCTCTCGCTATGGCGTGGATGCAGAGCTCACTCTTGCGAGGCTTAATCGTTACCGAGCCGTGGAAAACACATACATGGCCGCCTTCCAGACCCTGGGCGGAATCGGACTGATGATGGGCACGCTCGGGCTGGCGGCCGTCATGTTGCGCAACATCACCGAGCGGCGCGGAGAGTTCGCACTGATCCGAGCACTTGGCTTCTCCCGGCGTCGGGTGGAGTTGATGGTGTTCGCGGAGAATGCGTCCGTGCTCTCGACGGGTTTGCTGATCGGCGTGGTTGCTGCGATCTCGGCGGTGTTGCCGCACATTCTGTCGCGGCCGCACGATGTCGATTGGAAGTCGCTCGCATGGACCATCGCGGCCGTTTTTGTGATTGGTCTCTCAGCAGGCGGACTGGCGGTCCGCGCGGCGGCTCGCGCGCCGATTCTTGGTGCACTCCGGTCGGAATAG